Proteins co-encoded in one Lysobacter solisilvae genomic window:
- a CDS encoding right-handed parallel beta-helix repeat-containing protein: MLRSFIGLLLAAAVVPCANAAQSYDNCTGVITTLPATISTQGTWCLKSNLSTAITTGNAITVATNNVTIDCNDYKLGGLPAGDATNAVGIFSADKLNTTVRRCGIRGFSYGILLSGANNAGTLIEDNRFDQNTYRAIEIHGGGHVIQRNRIVDTGGRPNSGSTVAIQVTGSESQVNDNLISGLMVTNAGGLVVGINATGGTSEISRNMVTGLVPNQGPSRGITVGNSKASTIRSNVLLSGSLLMGYGVNASAGNVCSENKIIGYNWAFVGGCTNGGNNSSRK, encoded by the coding sequence ATGTTGCGTTCGTTCATCGGCCTTCTGCTGGCCGCTGCGGTGGTGCCGTGCGCCAACGCCGCCCAAAGCTACGACAACTGCACCGGCGTGATCACCACGCTGCCGGCCACCATCAGCACCCAGGGCACCTGGTGCCTGAAGAGCAACCTCTCGACGGCGATCACGACCGGCAACGCGATTACCGTCGCGACCAACAACGTGACCATCGACTGCAACGACTACAAGCTGGGCGGCCTGCCCGCCGGCGACGCCACCAACGCGGTCGGCATCTTCTCGGCCGACAAGCTCAACACCACGGTCCGCCGCTGCGGCATCCGCGGCTTCTCCTACGGCATCCTGCTGTCGGGCGCCAACAACGCCGGCACGCTGATCGAAGACAACCGCTTCGACCAGAACACCTACCGCGCGATCGAAATCCATGGTGGCGGCCACGTCATCCAGCGCAACCGCATCGTCGACACCGGCGGCCGCCCGAACTCCGGCAGCACCGTCGCCATCCAGGTCACCGGTTCGGAGTCGCAGGTCAATGACAACCTGATCAGCGGCCTGATGGTGACCAACGCCGGCGGCCTGGTGGTCGGCATCAACGCCACCGGCGGCACCTCGGAAATCTCCCGCAACATGGTCACCGGCCTGGTCCCGAACCAGGGTCCGAGCCGCGGCATCACGGTCGGCAACTCCAAGGCCAGCACGATCCGCAGCAACGTCCTGCTGAGCGGCTCGCTGCTGATGGGCTATGGCGTCAACGCCAGCGCCGGCAACGTCTGCTCGGAAAACAAGATCATCGGCTACAACTGGGCCTTCGTCGGTGGCTGCACCAACGGCGGCAACAACTCCAGCCGGAAGTAA